The following proteins are encoded in a genomic region of Brachypodium distachyon strain Bd21 chromosome 1, Brachypodium_distachyon_v3.0, whole genome shotgun sequence:
- the LOC100838874 gene encoding peptidyl-prolyl cis-trans isomerase CYP59 isoform X1: MSVLIVTSVGDIELDLHTDLCPLTTKNFLKLCKMKYYNGCLFHKVEKDFLAQSGDPTGTGSGGDSVYKFLYGDQARFFNDEIRPELRHSKTGTVAMASAGENCNASQFYITLRDEVDYLDDKHTVFGTVAEGFDTLTKINEAYVDDKGRPFKNIRIKHTYILDDPFDDPPQLAELIPDNSPLGKPHDEVAEERLEDSWVPLDETVDPEQLEEMIRSKEAHANAVILESVGDIPDAEVKPPDNVLFVCKLNPVTQDEDLYTIFSRFGTVTSAEIIRDFKTGDSLCYAFIVSLDDLWSEFEVKEACERAYFKMDNCLIDDRRIHVDFSQSVSKLWGQFRQSKRNANKDGCFKCGAPDHLARDCDQDAEQKNKGPNYVLKDDNTQRGSNNRRSYDLVFDADTAGQQDRHQNTDRRKIQKVDDRRSGLPPWGDRDRNSRDRNYSDEKGRRQDGYHRSGDRSSGSYDDRDYKQPESKSRNRADDKDYRRRSGAGRYDRDRSDGERRHRDDLDRGKSDHHKRDESGRSRARSPDADRHRREDVGHRETSRHRERRHRDDR, from the exons ATGTCGGTTCTAATCGTCACGAGCGTGGGCGACATCGAGCTGGATCTCCACACCGACCTGTGCCCCCTCACCACCAAGAACTTCCTCAAGCTCTGCAA AATGAAGTATTACAATGGGTGTCTGTTCCACAAGGTGGAGAAGGATTTCTTGGCACAATCTGGAGACCCGACTGGAACTGGCAGTGGAGGTGATTCTGTGTATAA GTTTCTTTATGGTGATCAAGCTCGATTTTTTAATGACGAGATCCGTCCGGAATTAAGGCATTCAAAAACTGGCACAGTTGCAATGGCAAGTGCTGGTGAAAATTGCAATGCCTCGCAG TTCTACATCACCTTGCGGGATGAAGTGGACTACCTTGATGATAAGCACACT GTGTTCGGGACAGTTGCTGAAGGTTTTGACACACTGACGAAGATAAATGAAGCATATGTTGACGATAAAGGAAGGCCATTTAAGAACATAAG GATTAAACATACATATATCTTGGATGATCCTTTTGATGATCCTCCTCAGCTTGCTGAACTTATTCCTGACAATTCTCCGCTAGGAAAGCCACATGATGAG GTTGCAGAAGAACGCTTAGAGGATAGCTGGGTCCCTTTAGATGAAACAGTGGATCCCGAACAGCTTGAGGAGATGATCCGCTCTAAAGAAGCACATGCTAATGCAGTTATCCTTGAGAGT GTTGGAGACATTCCGGATGCTGAGGTCAAACCGCCAGACAATGTCTTATTTGTTTGTAAACTCAACCCAGTAACACAA GATGAAGATCTATATACAATCTTCTCGCGTTTTGGAACTGTGACATC AGCTGAAATTATTCGCGACTTCAAGACTGGAGATAGCTTATGCTATGCTTTTATCG TTTCTCTTGATGACCTTTGGTCAGAATTTGAGGTAAAGGAGGCATGTGAACGCGCATATTTCAAG ATGGACAATTGTCTGATTGATGATCGGAGGAtccatgttgattttagtCAAAGTGTTTCAAAACTCTGGGGCCAGTTCAGACAAAGCAAACGAAATGCAAATAAAG ATGGGTGCTTCAAGTGTGGTGCCCCAGACCACCTAGCCCGGGATTGTGATCAAGATGCTGAGCAGAAAAACAAAGGCCcaaattatgttctgaaagATGACAACACTCAGAGAGGCAGTAACAACCGTCGAAG CTATGATTTAGTCTTCGACGCTGACACAGCTGGTCAGCAAGATCGTCATCAGAATACTGATCGAAGGAAGATTCAAAAAGTAGATGACCGGAGATCGGGGCTACCACCTTGGGGTGATCGTGACAGGAACAGCCGGGACAGAAATTATAGCGATGAGAAAGGTAGGAGGCAAGATGGGTACCACAGATCTGGTGATCGAAGCTCTGGAAGCTATGACGATCGTGACTACAAGCAGCCCGAGAGCAAGAGCAGAAACAGGGCTGATGACAAGGACTACAGACGAAGGTCTGGAGCCGGTCGATATGACAGGGATAGGTCGGATGGCGAGCGTCGCCATAGGGATGACCTTGACCGTGGAAAGAGCGATCACCACAAGAGAGACGAAAGTGGACGCTCGAGGGCACGAAGCCCGGATGCCGATAGACACAGAAGAGAAGATGTTGGCCACCGTGAGACGAGTAGGCACAGGGAAAGAAGGCACCGGGATGATAGATAG
- the LOC100838874 gene encoding peptidyl-prolyl cis-trans isomerase CYP59 isoform X2, with protein MSVLIVTSVGDIELDLHTDLCPLTTKNFLKLCKMKYYNGCLFHKVEKDFLAQSGDPTGTGSGGDSVYKFLYGDQARFFNDEIRPELRHSKTGTVAMASAGENCNASQFYITLRDEVDYLDDKHTVFGTVAEGFDTLTKINEAYVDDKGRPFKNIRIKHTYILDDPFDDPPQLAELIPDNSPLGKPHDEVAEERLEDSWVPLDETVDPEQLEEMIRSKEAHANAVILESVGDIPDAEVKPPDNVLFVCKLNPVTQDEDLYTIFSRFGTVTSAEIIRDFKTGDSLCYAFIEFEVKEACERAYFKMDNCLIDDRRIHVDFSQSVSKLWGQFRQSKRNANKDGCFKCGAPDHLARDCDQDAEQKNKGPNYVLKDDNTQRGSNNRRSYDLVFDADTAGQQDRHQNTDRRKIQKVDDRRSGLPPWGDRDRNSRDRNYSDEKGRRQDGYHRSGDRSSGSYDDRDYKQPESKSRNRADDKDYRRRSGAGRYDRDRSDGERRHRDDLDRGKSDHHKRDESGRSRARSPDADRHRREDVGHRETSRHRERRHRDDR; from the exons ATGTCGGTTCTAATCGTCACGAGCGTGGGCGACATCGAGCTGGATCTCCACACCGACCTGTGCCCCCTCACCACCAAGAACTTCCTCAAGCTCTGCAA AATGAAGTATTACAATGGGTGTCTGTTCCACAAGGTGGAGAAGGATTTCTTGGCACAATCTGGAGACCCGACTGGAACTGGCAGTGGAGGTGATTCTGTGTATAA GTTTCTTTATGGTGATCAAGCTCGATTTTTTAATGACGAGATCCGTCCGGAATTAAGGCATTCAAAAACTGGCACAGTTGCAATGGCAAGTGCTGGTGAAAATTGCAATGCCTCGCAG TTCTACATCACCTTGCGGGATGAAGTGGACTACCTTGATGATAAGCACACT GTGTTCGGGACAGTTGCTGAAGGTTTTGACACACTGACGAAGATAAATGAAGCATATGTTGACGATAAAGGAAGGCCATTTAAGAACATAAG GATTAAACATACATATATCTTGGATGATCCTTTTGATGATCCTCCTCAGCTTGCTGAACTTATTCCTGACAATTCTCCGCTAGGAAAGCCACATGATGAG GTTGCAGAAGAACGCTTAGAGGATAGCTGGGTCCCTTTAGATGAAACAGTGGATCCCGAACAGCTTGAGGAGATGATCCGCTCTAAAGAAGCACATGCTAATGCAGTTATCCTTGAGAGT GTTGGAGACATTCCGGATGCTGAGGTCAAACCGCCAGACAATGTCTTATTTGTTTGTAAACTCAACCCAGTAACACAA GATGAAGATCTATATACAATCTTCTCGCGTTTTGGAACTGTGACATC AGCTGAAATTATTCGCGACTTCAAGACTGGAGATAGCTTATGCTATGCTTTTATCG AATTTGAGGTAAAGGAGGCATGTGAACGCGCATATTTCAAG ATGGACAATTGTCTGATTGATGATCGGAGGAtccatgttgattttagtCAAAGTGTTTCAAAACTCTGGGGCCAGTTCAGACAAAGCAAACGAAATGCAAATAAAG ATGGGTGCTTCAAGTGTGGTGCCCCAGACCACCTAGCCCGGGATTGTGATCAAGATGCTGAGCAGAAAAACAAAGGCCcaaattatgttctgaaagATGACAACACTCAGAGAGGCAGTAACAACCGTCGAAG CTATGATTTAGTCTTCGACGCTGACACAGCTGGTCAGCAAGATCGTCATCAGAATACTGATCGAAGGAAGATTCAAAAAGTAGATGACCGGAGATCGGGGCTACCACCTTGGGGTGATCGTGACAGGAACAGCCGGGACAGAAATTATAGCGATGAGAAAGGTAGGAGGCAAGATGGGTACCACAGATCTGGTGATCGAAGCTCTGGAAGCTATGACGATCGTGACTACAAGCAGCCCGAGAGCAAGAGCAGAAACAGGGCTGATGACAAGGACTACAGACGAAGGTCTGGAGCCGGTCGATATGACAGGGATAGGTCGGATGGCGAGCGTCGCCATAGGGATGACCTTGACCGTGGAAAGAGCGATCACCACAAGAGAGACGAAAGTGGACGCTCGAGGGCACGAAGCCCGGATGCCGATAGACACAGAAGAGAAGATGTTGGCCACCGTGAGACGAGTAGGCACAGGGAAAGAAGGCACCGGGATGATAGATAG
- the LOC100839490 gene encoding putative MYST-like histone acetyltransferase 1 has protein sequence MGSMELSTAPENGTAAACNGTAAPPNGGVERRLRSSSTSAAWGSHLPLEVGTRVMCRWRDQKPHPVKVIERRKSSSYSSPADYEYYVHYTEFNRRLDEWVKLEQLDLETVEADVDEKVEDKATSLKMTRHQKRKIDETHVEQGHEELDAASLREHEEFTKVKNIAKIELGKYEIDTWYFSPFPPEYNDSAKLFFCEFCLNFMKRKEQLQRHMKKCDLKHPPGDEIYRCGTLSMFEVDGKKNKVYGQNLCYLAKLFLDHKTLYYDVDLFLFYILCECDDRGCHMVGYFSKEKHSEESYNLACILTLPPYQRKGYGKFLIAFSYELSKKEGKVGTPERPLSDLGLLSYRGYWTRVLLEILKKHKSNISIKELSDMTAIKADDILSTLQSLDLIQYRKGQHVICADPKVLDRHLKAAGRGGLDVDVSKLIWTPYKEQG, from the exons ATGGGCTCGATGGAGTTGTCCACCGCGCCGGAGaacggcaccgccgccgcgtgcaACGGCACGGCCGCCCCGCCCAACGGCGGGGTGGAGAGGAGGCTGAGGTCTTCGTCCACGTCCGCGGCGTGGGGTTCGCATCTGCCGCTGGAGGTGGGCACGCGCGTGATGTGCCGGTGGCGCGACCAGAAGCCCCACCCCGTCAAGGTCATCGAACGCCGGAAGTCATCCTCCTACTCCTCCCCAGCGGACTACGAGTACTATGTCCATTACACGGAGT TCAACAGGAGGCTTGATGAGTGGGTCAAACTTGAACAACTTGATCTTGAGACTGTCGAGGCCGATGTTGATGAGAAGGTAGAAGATAAG GCAACAAGTTTGAAGATGACACGACACCAGAAGCGCAAAATCGATGAAACACACGTGGAG CAAGGTCACGAGGAGCTTGATGCTGCTAGCTTGCGGGAACATGAGGAGTTCACAAAGGTGAAAAATATAGCGAAGATAGAACTTGGGAAATATGAGATAGATACCTGGTATTTCTCTCCTTTCCCACCAGAGTACAATGACTCTGCAAAGCTGTTTTTCTGCGAGTTTTGCCTGAACTTCATGAAGCGCAAAGAACAGCTCCAGAGGCATATG AAGAAGTGTGATCTTAAGCATCCTCCAGGTGATGAAATCTACAGATGTGGAACTTTATCGATGTTTGAG GTTGATGGCAAGAAGAACAAGGTTTACGGACAGAACCTATGCTATCTGGCCAAGCTATTTCTGGATCACAAAACACTTTACTATGATGTGgatttgttcttgttttataTCCTATGTGAATGTGATGATCGAGGATGTCATATGGTGGGATATTTCTCGAAG GAGAAGCACTCCGAGGAATCTTATAATTTGGCTTGCATTCTCACTCTCCCTCCATATCAAAGAAAAGGATATGGAAAATTCCTGATTGCTTTCT CTTATGAGCTTTCTAAAAAGGAAGGTAAAGTGGGGACACCGGAGCGTCCTCTTTCAGATCTTGGTCTACTCAGTTATAGAGGTTATTGGACTAGAGTGCTTCTGGAAATTTTGAAGAAACATAAGAGCAACATATCCATTAAG GAGCTTAGCGACATGACGGCGATAAAAGCGGATGACATCTTGAGCACGCTGCAGAGTCTGGACTTGATCCAGTACCGGAAAGGGCAGCACGTTATCTGTGCGGATCCAAAGGTCCTTGACCGCCACCTCAAGGCTGCGGGCCGGGGAGGCCTCGACGTGGACGTTAGCAAGCTGATCTGGACACCGTACAAAGAACAAGGCTAA